CTGGTCAGCAAGGTCAGGGTCCGCTCCGTAACAACAACTGGGCGGCTCTCTGAGACCTGGGCTCGGGGGGTGGAGGGGCCCATCCAGAACCGGACTCAGAATGAGCATCAGTGACGAGCAGTAAgttcagcagcatcagcaggGGACTAATCAACTTAATACATTATTACAGCACATTCAGAACAGAGAAATGCATGGTGCAGGACAGCTACAAATGGCATCTTGTACAACCGGAAAAAAAGAATCAAGTTTGCTTTATACAATCACATTTCTGTAATAACTCGAAACATTCTGCACTGAAAGATTTTACATGTCTCTTGAAGCCCGTCTGTACAGCTAAACATGGATGCTTGGGGCAAAACAACGCGGGACATGTGTTGGGAGCTGAAAGCACGCTGGTGGGCATTACATTTCTATACGTCACTTTATGAATGCTAATCTCAATCCAAAACACTGCAACGTTTTCACATAAAATCGCCTACTGCAACATCCATGTGCATATTTAAACAGAACCCCCTCAGAGACGAGACTGACAGCAGCAGGAGAGGACCCCAACCCTGCTGTACAAACTTTTATTAGCCACTCTAGGGGGGAGAGAAGGATTCTGGAGCAgttggaaagagaaaaaaaaaggcaaggaGTGTGATGCTTCTCTTCCTTCTTCAGACCTCAACCTCTCTCTATTGACAGAAAGAAGGAGACAAGGAAACAGTCTTGGAGTGCTGATTCCTCCCCTGTTGCCCTTTCTGTACCCCAGTTCTCTGACCAGTGATGGAGAGACGGGAGGAGGTATGCAATGAGATGAGACTTTGTTTGCACCCTCTACCTGGCTTCCTCCCTCCGTTCTTCCCTCTTGGTGCGGATGGGCTGCGAGCCGTCGGCAGGCTGCTGCACCCAGTTGTTGTCATGGAGCCCAACCCGGCAACCCGGAGTGTCCTTGTCTGTACGCCGGCAGCACATCCAGTAGGAACGTCCGTAAGGCAGGTCATGGTGGTAAGGTTTGGGGTGCCAGCGGCACAAAGAAACGTCCCCGCGCTCATATTGACGCTTGCACTGTTTGCAGGGGTCGTCTCTGTAGAGGGGGTCCTGGTTCCAGCGCGAGTCCACCGCGCGCACCCCGTAGGTTTCGATCAGCGCCTTAAAGTAGTGGCAGGTGCACTTAAGGGCCGCCAGAGAGCGAGTGGGTAGGTAGCTGAAGATGTTCACCATGATGTGGTCGGGGAGCAGCAACATGTACTGTCTCGGCTCGAGGAGCCGTTGGATCTGAAACCGGATCTCCAGGAAGTCGTGGGACACGTGGCGGTAAAGGCGACACAGCGAAGGGTCAGAGCAGTCCTCCCCGACACCAGGGGAGTCTGGGCGTGTCGCCCGCTCCACTGAGCCCACTGTCACCCCTGTGCCAGGACTGTTGTTGTTGGCGCAGTCCAAAGAGCACATTCCTGCCCCGCTGCCAGATGTCTTTGCAGTTACATCGTCCTCTGGTCCCCTAGGGGACTGAAGGAAAAAGAGCTGTCCAGGAGGGGGATCGTCTGATGATGGGTCAGTTGAGCTGccaacaccaccaccacctcctaCCGCTGTAGGCATTGCGAAACACACCGTTTCCTCCTGCACAttctctgtgctgtccttgccGTAGAAGACACACTGGTCCACAGCACCCGTCACCACAACCTCCACATGGAACCCGGTCACTCGTTCCCTCCCGACGCCCCCTTTCTTCTCCCCCGTGGAGAGCTCCTGGTTGGGGTCCGGGGTGCCGCAGGACAGATTGTCTTGATGAAGATCTCCGTCTGGTTTGGGGGTGGAAGCTGTGGCGGCAAGCAGCAGACTACTGGGATCTCTTGAAGATGGACTGACGAGCTGGTACAAGTCACAGGTGATTTTCTCTTTGGCCCTGGCAGCTGCCTGGTTACTCCCCCCACCACAACTCATGAACATACAGCGGGACCGGCCAGCTGGCTCCAGTTGTGAGCGAGGGTCCATATTTGACACTCTGAAAGCTATCCTCACCTCCCCATGGGTGTGGTTGGGTGGTGGAGGTGGTGTTACAGTGT
Above is a window of Xiphophorus hellerii strain 12219 chromosome 18, Xiphophorus_hellerii-4.1, whole genome shotgun sequence DNA encoding:
- the fbxo46 gene encoding F-box only protein 46, whose translation is MDRDTFSHIRLWCPRPFGTYSQNKARSPGSGGNSGGASGAGSPSVCKAELSQGARRTPEESEDVGMIVVGKEGKEEEEDVGSENTPPEPELESGAITQTQASQPPPAPPSPPTTGSQMQDGRVLLDTWYVIKPGNTKEKIAFFVAHQFSGAGQPRPSAMKVKGNWATDCSKAKRRRRCSSYDPPTRSQAPTPDTSIGPPSPDELPLGVNETDLLSVAEMVALVEQRTAMALQGIVAVHGNQHHHQSLTTTHSQGFPHNQHTLLRGTVSDPSPMLFESNSSDSQASSESQKPSSPIQTDQEFEEEQESCRVAQAIAHFESQTLENRLHLGSGSGVPSNNQSGDGELRRGDTVTPPPPPNHTHGEVRIAFRVSNMDPRSQLEPAGRSRCMFMSCGGGSNQAAARAKEKITCDLYQLVSPSSRDPSSLLLAATASTPKPDGDLHQDNLSCGTPDPNQELSTGEKKGGVGRERVTGFHVEVVVTGAVDQCVFYGKDSTENVQEETVCFAMPTAVGGGGGVGSSTDPSSDDPPPGQLFFLQSPRGPEDDVTAKTSGSGAGMCSLDCANNNSPGTGVTVGSVERATRPDSPGVGEDCSDPSLCRLYRHVSHDFLEIRFQIQRLLEPRQYMLLLPDHIMVNIFSYLPTRSLAALKCTCHYFKALIETYGVRAVDSRWNQDPLYRDDPCKQCKRQYERGDVSLCRWHPKPYHHDLPYGRSYWMCCRRTDKDTPGCRVGLHDNNWVQQPADGSQPIRTKREERREEAR